A genome region from Fervidicoccaceae archaeon includes the following:
- a CDS encoding molybdenum cofactor guanylyltransferase, translated as MSLLGVILAGGRSRRFGSNKLLREVGGEPMVVRVARALVEAGAEEVVVSTRRELASSLASVLPRALLVLDREEECRGPARGLLAVFDEIEADAYLIAPGDAPWLAAGPLSALASLAASRGAEAASPLWAGGALEPLIAYAERRAAERFSALARARKGLCRPTDLHRAARRLLLAGTGLLSEDPRTFANVNRPEDLEDPKPRSELWRGVLELSGRHSDLFSEASLALPEDPRRASELYSLEASIYLGAGARHLAYHALLDSSLLSTEARGGLLADLEREFGKEEGAC; from the coding sequence TTGAGCTTGCTGGGGGTGATCCTAGCCGGGGGGCGCTCGAGACGCTTCGGATCTAATAAGCTCCTCAGAGAGGTGGGGGGCGAGCCTATGGTGGTCAGGGTAGCGAGGGCCCTAGTAGAGGCCGGAGCCGAGGAGGTCGTCGTCTCGACGAGGAGAGAGCTCGCGAGCTCGCTCGCGAGCGTCCTCCCCAGGGCTCTCCTGGTCCTCGATCGCGAGGAGGAGTGCAGAGGCCCCGCTCGAGGGCTCCTCGCGGTCTTCGACGAGATCGAGGCCGACGCTTATCTCATTGCTCCGGGCGACGCCCCCTGGCTCGCCGCCGGCCCCCTCTCCGCCCTGGCTTCGCTGGCCGCGAGCAGAGGCGCTGAAGCGGCTTCGCCCCTCTGGGCCGGGGGGGCGTTGGAGCCTCTGATAGCCTACGCCGAGAGGCGCGCGGCGGAGAGGTTCTCCGCGCTCGCGAGAGCGAGGAAAGGGCTCTGCAGGCCGACAGATCTGCACAGAGCAGCGAGGAGGCTTCTCTTGGCTGGGACGGGGCTCCTCTCCGAAGACCCTAGGACTTTCGCCAACGTGAACAGGCCCGAGGACCTCGAGGACCCCAAGCCCAGGTCCGAGCTCTGGCGAGGCGTCTTAGAGCTCTCGGGTAGGCACTCTGACTTATTCTCGGAGGCCTCGCTGGCTCTACCGGAGGATCCGCGAAGGGCCTCCGAGCTCTACTCGCTCGAGGCCTCAATATACTTGGGAGCGGGCGCGCGCCACCTGGCTTATCACGCTCTCCTAGACTCGTCGCTCCTCTCGACTGAGGCCCGAGGAGGGCTCCTCGCGGATCTCG
- a CDS encoding molybdopterin molybdotransferase MoeA: MGTRSLARDAELLSVEEARRRLFEKFSLPLRRTRIPVEEALGRVLAEDVVAPFDRPRYDEAFYDGYALRSEDTAGATEERPARLKIVGSMSTLDEPSSMKLAEGQAAYVPCGAPLPLGADAVLRLEEAAVDGGELIVTRKLKPMESVIRRATDFGRGEVLLRRGRVLRPQDLCLLMEIGASEVEVLERPRAVLVPVGSDLTERARRGVRFPDNYARMVALFLELLGVSTRVSPPIPDEPKLVEGAIEESLLEADLVLAVGGVSVSREDVVPSVVREMGEIVFHGVAVSPGKVSGFAVIRDKPLFMVPAHVGSTMACLLLFVAPAISSALTGNDDPYVVVSARLTRDARGRADRAALKFFALEREGSEINARPVEGPLGGSPLITMLTKSSGFAVIGPGEAKRAGELIEARLLPYTLMYA, encoded by the coding sequence TTGGGGACGCGGAGCTTAGCCCGCGACGCCGAGCTCTTGAGCGTCGAGGAGGCGAGGCGCAGGCTCTTCGAGAAGTTCTCTCTGCCTCTGAGGAGAACGAGGATTCCCGTCGAGGAGGCCTTAGGCAGAGTGCTCGCCGAGGACGTCGTCGCGCCCTTCGACAGGCCGCGCTATGATGAAGCGTTCTACGACGGCTACGCCCTGAGGAGCGAGGATACAGCGGGAGCCACTGAGGAGAGGCCCGCGAGACTTAAGATAGTCGGCTCGATGAGCACGCTCGACGAGCCCTCGAGCATGAAGTTGGCCGAGGGCCAGGCCGCCTACGTTCCATGCGGGGCCCCTCTGCCCCTGGGAGCGGACGCGGTGTTGAGGCTCGAGGAGGCGGCGGTCGATGGCGGAGAGCTGATAGTAACGCGCAAGTTGAAGCCAATGGAGAGTGTGATTAGGAGAGCCACAGACTTCGGGAGGGGCGAGGTGCTTCTGAGACGGGGCAGAGTGCTGAGGCCGCAGGATCTCTGCCTCCTCATGGAGATAGGAGCCTCGGAGGTGGAAGTGCTGGAGAGGCCGAGAGCAGTCCTCGTGCCGGTGGGCAGCGATCTCACCGAGAGGGCCAGGAGAGGAGTGAGGTTCCCCGACAACTACGCGAGGATGGTGGCGCTATTCCTCGAGCTGCTCGGGGTATCGACTCGAGTCTCTCCCCCGATCCCCGACGAACCCAAGCTCGTGGAGGGAGCGATCGAGGAGTCTCTACTCGAGGCGGACCTGGTCCTCGCGGTGGGGGGAGTCTCCGTTTCGAGAGAGGACGTAGTGCCGTCGGTCGTGAGAGAGATGGGAGAGATCGTCTTTCACGGGGTTGCGGTGAGCCCCGGCAAGGTGAGCGGATTCGCCGTGATTCGAGACAAGCCGCTCTTCATGGTTCCAGCTCACGTGGGTTCGACCATGGCTTGTCTGCTGCTCTTCGTGGCACCGGCCATCTCGTCAGCTCTGACGGGAAACGACGACCCGTACGTCGTGGTCTCGGCGAGGCTAACGCGAGATGCGAGGGGGAGGGCAGATAGAGCGGCTCTCAAGTTCTTCGCGCTCGAGCGCGAGGGCTCGGAGATTAACGCGCGCCCGGTCGAGGGCCCGCTGGGAGGATCCCCCCTCATCACGATGCTCACGAAGAGCTCGGGCTTCGCTGTGATCGGGCCCGGGGAGGCTAAGAGAGCGGGCGAGCTGATCGAGGCGAGGCTCCTGCCCTACACGCTCATGTACGCTTGA